The Pochonia chlamydosporia 170 chromosome 1, whole genome shotgun sequence genome window below encodes:
- a CDS encoding MFS transporter (similar to Aspergillus flavus NRRL3357 XP_002383438.1): MAPVQKDNANAEDDVGNVKAKEATPSEAPSFAEIDDKTNRRLLRKIDWKLMPVLCATYALQYYDKAILSQAAIFGLRKDLSLQDGLKYSWATLIFYFGYIAGTYPLSFMAQKYPPRFVCTGICVLWAVVVLTTPACSSYQGLLVNRFFLGLIESGVSPIFMLVVGLWYTHSEQVLRSSYWYSFSGGSLLVSPLINYGLGHISGGSLHSWQYMYLIAGAITFLWGIILWWVFPDTPHNAKGFTEEERKLLEERVRANNAGAENKHFKAYQLREALTDYHLWGIIILSTVSCTGSGVVTAFGSIIFNGMGFDIFTSLLLNLPIGALAFICILGSGYLGRTLPNARFYIIAAACFPVIIGCCLLWQLPDSNRGGRIAGFYLINFFSSAWVQCIGLGTSNVAGHTKKAVYAAGTFIGFSLGNIIGPLIFDAKWAPRYDQSFIGVLICFSVCFVVALCLRFALARENRERERTYGSPEISHGLQDLTDRENKSFRYNL; the protein is encoded by the exons ATGGCCCCAGTTCAAAAGGACAATGCCAATGCTGAGGATGACGTGGGCAACGTGAAAGCAAAGGAGGCTACGCCTTCAGAAGCCCCATCTTTTGCTGAGATTGATGACAAGACCAACCGACGACTTCTTCGAAAGATCGATTGGAAGCTGATGCCTGTT CTCTGTGCCACGTACGCGTTGCAGTACTATGACAAAGCCATTCTCAGCCAGGctgccatctttggcctACGAAAGGACCTCAGCCTTCAAGATGGCTTGAAATACTCTTGGGCTACTCTGATTTTTTATTTTGGATATATTGCTGGAACATACCCACTCTCGTTCATGGCACAAAAATACCCCCCTCGTTTCGTTTGTACGGGCATTTGCGTCCTCTGGGCAGTCGTTGTTCTCACCACTCCTGCATGTAGCTCCTACCAAGGTCTGCTGGTCAaccgcttcttcttggggcTCATTGAGTCGGGCGTCTCCCCTATCTTCATGCTTGTCGTTGGCCTCTGGTATACCCATTCGGAACAAGTATTGCGATCCAGTTACTGGTATTCGTTCAGCGGTGGCTCCCTGTTAGTATCGCCTCTCATCAACTACGGTCTAGGCCACATATCCGGAGGATCACTACACTCATGGCAGTACATGTATCTCATTGCCGGAGCAATTACTTTTCTATGGGGAATCATTCTCTGGTGGGTGTTTCCAGACACACCTCACAACGCCAAGGGCTTTACAGAGGAAGAGCGAAAATTGTTGGAGGAACGAGTTCGCGCCAACAATGCTGGAGCCGAAAACAAGCACTTCAAGGCTTACCAGCTGAGAGAAGCTCTGACGGATTACCATCTCTggggcatcatcatcttgtcCACAGTGTCTTGCACTGGCTCAGGTGTTGTCACTGCCTTtggctccatcatcttcaacggcaTGGGCTTCGACATTTTCACATCGCTGCTGCTGAATCTGCCTATTGGCGCCTTGGCCTTTATCTGTATCCTTGGCTCAGGTTACTTGGGTCGCACGTTGCCTAACGCTCGGTTCTACATTATCGCGGCCGCATGTTTCCCAGTCATCATTGGCTGTTGTCTTCT TTGGCAACTGCCCGATTCTAACCGGGGGGGTCGCATTGCCGGCTTCTACCTGATTAATTTCTTTTCATCCGCATGGGTTCAGTGCATTGGTCTAGGCACATCAAATGTAGCCGGCCATACCAAAAAGGCTGTATACGCTGCAGGCACCTTTATTGGCTTCTCGTTGGGTAACATTATCGGTCCGCTGATTTTTGACGC TAAATGGGCCCCGCGTTACGACCAAAGCTTCATCGGAGTCCTGATCTGCTTTTCTGTTTGTTTCGTTGTTGCCCTGTGTCTGCGGTTCGCGCTGGCAAGAGAGAATCGGGAGCGAGAACGCACCTATGGTTCTCCGGAAATTTCCCACGGTTTGCAGGATTTGACAGACCGTGAGAACAAGTCCTTCAGATATAACTTGTAA
- a CDS encoding mediator of RNA polymerase II transcription subunit 16 (similar to Verticillium alfalfae VaMs.102 XP_003004839.1) translates to MTAEKMPLILDNAMPVDLNNVDDLFGDDVPLSLPVRSHSKQLQQRLDELRNRGACQAVAWSRLGTIASLTPDGQTLELRFLRCHPDTGIWELSEPTTSDLVKGTPAIPLVHLEWSSTTSPDLAVIDAAGRVSLVSFAISLNHPFVTRKWETDTVDDLHGIAGCYWLPVAPSNQQKPFNIMYGPANKTGNVYQYESSFVHAIGPNHPHSAKSALFCVTMGGMLKMYWSQNNNRMEETTMELESINTSDELVTHAAFAADKKHLIAAVATSSRQLKILKVEIQWGGPGSSSEKNTMPQNARLNPALVETHVASASWLYAGPNETNYDASMSELSFLHVLPAVLDNSGSSTVPPLIMTVRSRNAGDGSCQSAQSILDRWEAVESKQGLDSAFEQLGNRRNSVSSDLPNTIKLRKLESVMVSKTVIGIQDIQYGKVIILTMSDGSVEYRDRFTFEEIYTNQDVSKVMNLRQVGWVFSDDGPCHQAAFSPTCCSMIQIGDDGKVRWNKLHYPLGDIGNSAQDPHYPATIAAMSITAASSMWHQTSYDDLLAVAHPLASKKRFTPDWISELIRIMKIQIDYSEETHHDSLMRNSPLQSCLSIMSSLGFQGETHRRSFQSKFAIINLNMRNVVILITLASNTPMNIREKMSPLDEHEVVDALAGCAKWSVDLLCWLVDCLFELMNDDHFKQRLNPQRLGELNQYLHERNDVSLHLLLSSSSRSFVSAVCRRISLLEAISNKAIDFYKRQAAGDQTGGGKPPNPQLQQAYQKMQQVTSTSLIKVTEFEKLLNILASDIRQTYTTYLPRVVKNQPNAPQGKQLDVAVKNTQIHFEVAMLLSGSLPPSFLPVINKFFGKDLPAFRKLTDPAKLFFADFELLGLQDDKSSLAARRAKGVYVDIFKRTELRSGRGENRWRRCTRCTAVMEDVFGSRPGFTFVLAQQRKCSCSGYWALLPKGKLVL, encoded by the exons ATGACAGCCGAGAAGATGCCTCTCATTCTGGACAATGCTATGCCTGTGGATCTCAACAACGTCGACGACTTGTTTGGAGACGATGTGCCCCTCTCCCTTCCGGTTCGATCTCATAGCAAGCAGCTACAACAACGGCTAGATGAGCTCAGGAACCGAGGCGCCTGCCA AGCTGTAGCATGGTCAAGACTAGGCACAATCGCTTCATTGACTCCGGATGGACAGACCCTCGAGCTTCGCTTCTTAAGATGCCATCCCGACACAGGGATCTGGGAACTCAGTGAGCCGACGACGTCTGACTTGGTCAAAGGCACACCAGCCATCCCCTTGGTTCATTTAGAATGGAGCTCAACTACCAGTCCGGATTTGGCCGTCATAGATGCAGCGGGCAGAGTCTCCCTGGTGAGCTTTGCGATTTCGTTGAACCACCCATTCGTAACCAGGAAATGGGAGACAGACACGGTCGATGACCTTCATGGAATTGCTGGCTGTTATTGGCTACCAGTTGCACCATCTAATCAACAG AAACCCTTCAATATCATGTACGGTCCTGCAAACAAGACTGGGAATGTGTATCAATACGAAAGCTCCTTCGTACATGCCATAGGACCAAACCATCCACATTCTGCAAAGAGTGCTCTTTTCTGCGTAACTATGGGCGGCATGCTGAAGATGTACTGGTCGCAGAACAATAATCGCATGGAGGAGACAACTATGGAGCTTGAAAGCATAAATACATCTGACGAGTTGGTCACGCATGCAGCATTTGCTGCTGACAAAA AGCATCTTATCGCTGCTGTTGCAACGTCTTCTCGGCAGCTGAAGATCCTCAAAGTGGAAATCCAGTGGGGTGGACCTGGTTCGTCGTCGGAAAAGAATACCATGCCCCAGAACGCCAGGTTAAATCCGGCACTTGTGGAAACACATGTTGCGTCCGCAAGTTGGCTATATGCTGGCCCTAACGAGACCAATTATGACGCTTCCATGTCGGAATTATCTTTCCTACACGTATTGCCGGCGGTGCTGGACAACTCGGGTTCCAGTACCGTACCGCCGTTAATCATGACTGTAAGGTCAAGAAATGCGGGTGACGGGTCATGTCAATCCGCTCAGAGTATCTTGGATAGATGGGAGGCGGTAGAATCCAAGCAGGGTCTTGATTCTGCTTTTGAACAGTTGGGAAATCGAAGGAATAGCGTTTCTTCAGACTTGCCAAACACTATTAAGCTGCGGAAATTGGAATCAGTCATGGTCAGTAAGACCGTTATTGGAATTCAAGACATACAGTATGGCAAGGTCATTATTTTGACAATGTCGGACGGGTCGGTTGAATATCGAGATCGGTTTACGTTTGAAGAAATTTACACGAATCAAGACGTAAGCAAGGTCATGAATCTACGACAAGTTGGATGGGTGTTTTCCGATGATGGACCCT GCCACCAAGCTGCTTTCTCCCCAACATGCTGCTCTATGATACAGATTGGAGACGATGGCAAGGTGCGGTGGAACAAGCTTCACTACCCTCTGGGCGACATTGGCAACTCTGCACAAGACC CCCATTATCCCGCTACCATTGCGGCAATGTCCATCacagcagcctcatcaatgTGGCATCAAACTAGCTATGATGATCTACTAGCAGTTGCGCATCCGCTGGCATCCAAGAAGC GATTCACGCCAGATTGGATCAGTGAGCTGATCAGAATTATGAAAATCCAAATCGACTATTCTGAAGAGACGCACCACGACTCTCTTATGAGGAATTCGCCGCTGCAGTCTTGCCTCAGCATAATGAGCAGCTTGGGATTCCAGGGAGAGACCCATCGGCGATCTTTCCAGAGCAAATTCGCCATAATCAACCTGAATATGCGAAATGTTGTAATTCTCATCACCCTTGCGAGCAACACGCCAATGAACATCAGGGAGAAAATGAGTCCCCTGGACGAACACG AGGTGGTAGATGCTCTCGCTGGCTGCGCAAAATGGTCCGTTGATTTACTCTGCTGGCTAGTAGACTGTCTCTTTGAACTGATGAACGACGACCACTTCAAACAACGACTAAACCCCCAACGCCTTGGAGAGTTGAACCAATATCTGCACGAGAGGAACGACGTATCACTCCACCTGCTACTTTCATCTTCGAGCCGCAGCTTCGTCTCAGCAGTATGCCGCAGGATATCCCTCCTCGAGGCCATAAGCAACAAGGCCATCGACTTCTACAAACGCCAAGCAGCAGGAGATCAaactggcggcggcaaaccACCCAACCCGCAACTACAACAAGCCTACCAAAAGATGCAGCAAGTCACCTCAACAAGCCTCATCAAAGTCACAGAGTTCGAAAAGCTCCTCAACATACTGGCATCAGACATCAGACAAACCTACACGACATACCTGCCCCGTGTGGTGAAAAACCAACCCAACGCGCCGCAAGGAAAACAACTCGACGTTGCTGTTAAGAACACGCAAATTCATTTCGAGGTGGCGATGCTGCTCTCCGGATCGCTGCCCCCGTCTTTCCTGCCCGTTATAAACAAGTTCTTCGGCAAGGATCTGCCTGCTTTTCGAAAGCTCACCGATCCGGCGaagctcttctttgctgACTTTGAGCTTTTGGGGCTGCAGGACGATAAGAGTAGTTTGGCTGCGAGGCGGGCAAAGGGCGTGTATGTGGACATCTTCAAGCGCACTGAGCTGCGGAGTGGGCGGGGAGAAAATAGATGGAGGCGATGTACGAGGTGTACTGCTGTGATGGAGGATGTGTTTGGGAGTAGGCCGGGCTTTACGTTTGTGCTTGCTCAGCAGCGCAAGTGTTCGTGCAGTGGGTATTGGGCCTTGCTTCCTAAGGGGAAGTTGGTTTTGTAG
- a CDS encoding intracellular protein transport-like protein (similar to Colletotrichum gloeosporioides Nara gc5 XP_007273668.1), translated as MAQLASAHGSESVSADIDMESRSSFIAPTSDTPSASKSSDLLRHDVDSSSSHQLQDRQHLQHLQHSQQHHQHHQHDSLDKIRRQTSSDTDTDTDTHQHHQHHPRPPLPTGHSLANSLSSLASFSTPVATSQPAVASTTFDSTIIPHFPPPPFRTPIKRKPLSSSASSLAASLSLRDSVIAAVPAPLNSEVLPKPGQRFARPPSVDSPTFYDYPQSLRTSVPSCSSPVTANLGHAHGEASEARSIPAGEPLYEDRSELSDVLSVYDESDSQGSKKSSSPDENNIGGSNPGHVIDDNSSDDIESIARSFSPGHVIDDNSSDDIESLYGDRSDYTPTPPMFAPKPTPPHLKLDTVESSASQSELELQQQQPGSPESAKLAASPQLNKPLPKSPSQASPFATLFGWSNPSPSVTDFSSIPSPLSPSKNANEALGASGNNRSNSSSSNSNGATSNPIGYCESYLSTPPPGTAASSLQIDEMEDELKAISSELAASIRREMDLEDLVDRLQEQMNNPQAPSKRSSDYFSDSGYSSAKVSEYDHSREEIEKIQRRSEQEKASIRLELSTKLQDERSRRKALDQQIKDLSEKASQMDLAHMNNLDANDRVKDLEKACEDLRRRLNEERDSKTNFEDLLSGLKSELQEACNERDNLRDEVVPQLRARVEGLEAEAASYANLTYESTKMQHQLQSLKQENTSLRNSLGPDDIALARSNTVAASSFKARGPSGFGGLSRSESVKHPQSESREALAERLKDVEAQRDALHSALKNLLERQEFQTRENEKKIKILEAERQRLMLEPRKAGFDKEISSLRTEINVLRRRAEDALEQKWQVEKGLGGLKMDLDRAEEEIASLRSLLQEKDILIPPSLARSSAASGTLSTPVTSESLQKAYQDLRSSYSESLERIKKLELNTGDAASDERTKLAIERLEQSLSAAVSERDAARRHLDGLKTQVNGLAAGESESLNREKALSEELGESALRVEQLASQVQQQLATNAELRQRLTDTVARGESDRKLNSERITELQARLHALEEQLVTAQTASEDRVGRHEEELSQLREAHNEQLRRINSGAGVGVTARKGSLLNPAASAVFGRSSQVIPARSFEEEVEIKNLRARVAELEKALADAESEIQQVVSKMNEAQIEVMNLQEERETAARETRRLQKALEAAKLTPLSGRA; from the exons ATGGCACAATTAGCTTCGGCTCATGGTTCTGAGTCGGTGTCGGCGGACATTGACATGGAGTCGAGGTCGTCGTTCATTGCGCCAACTTCTGATACACCATCTGCCTCAAAGTCTTCTGACCTGCTCCGACACGACGTTGACTCCTCATCAAGCCACCAGCTCCAGGACCGACAACACCTCCAGCACCTCCAGCACTCGCAGCAGCaccatcagcaccatcagcACGACTCCTTGGACAAGATCCGCCGTCAAACATCATCTGACACAGACACGGACACTGACAcccatcagcatcatcagcatcatcctcgtcccCCTCTACCCACTGGACATAGCCTGGCCAATAGTCTCAGCTCCTTGGCTTCCTTCTCGACTCCTGTTGCGACTTCACAGCCAGCAGTTGCCTCAACTACGTTTGACTCAACTATTATTCCTCACTTCCCCCCTCCTCCCTTCCGGACCCCTATCAAACGGAAGCCTTTGTCCTCatcggcttcttctttggctgcgTCATTGTCTCTACGAGACTCTGTTATCGCTGCGGTTCCCGCTCCCTTGAACTCAGAAGTTCTCCCTAAACCCGGCCAAAGATTTGCCAGGCCACCATCTGTTGATAGTCCAACGTTTTACGACTATCCACAGTCCCTCAGGACCTCAGTGCCTTCTTGCTC ATCTCCCGTCACCGCCAACCTGGGTCACGCCCACGGGGAAGCTTCCGAGGCGCGCAGCATTCCAGCAGGCGAGCCGCTTTACGAAGATAGATCCGAACTATCGGATGTGCTATCTGTCTACGACGAGTCAGATTCACAAGGCTCCAAAAAGTCGTCATCTCCAGATGAGAACAACATCGGCGGTTCTAACCCTGGACACGTAATAGATGACAATAGCTCCGACGACATAGAGTCTATTGCCCGCAGCTTTAGCCCTGGACACGTAATAGACGACAATAGTTCCGACGACATAGAGTCCCTTTACGGAGACCGTTCAGACTATACTCCGACTCCGCCCATGTTTGCTCCCAaaccaactcctccacaCCTCAAACTCGACACAGTCGAATCATCAGCTTCCCAAAGTGAACTAGAAttacaacaacaacaacctggATCTCCAGAGTCGGCAAAGTTAGCTGCATCTCCGCAGCTGAACAAGCCGCTACCTAAATCGCCCAGCCAGGCGTCGCCTTTTGCAACACTGTTTGGCTGGTCCAATCCGTCACCGTCCGTGACGGACTTTTCGTCCATACCCTCACCATTGTCCCCCAGCAAAAACGCAAATGAGGCGCTTGGTGCTTCGGGAAATAACAGATCGAACTCATCATCTAGCAATTCCAATGGTGCAACATCGAATCCAATCGGATATTGCGAATCATACTTATCAACACCACCCCCTGGGACGGCCGCGTCGTCTCTCCAAATCGATGAGATGGAGGACGAACTGAAGGCCATCAGCTCTGAGCTGGCCGCGTCCATCCGGCGTGAGATGGATCTTGAAGACCTCGTCGACAGGCTTCAAGAACAAATGAATAACCCACAAGCACCAAGCAAGCGATCAAGCGACTATTTTTCAGATTCGGGTTACAGCTCTGCCAAAGTCAGCGAATATGATCATAGCAGAGAAGAAATCGAAAAGATCCAAAGGAGATCAGAGCAGGAGAAGGCATCCATTCGTCTAGAACTAAGCACCAAATTACAGGATGAGAGGTCAAGGAGGAAAGCTCTTGACCAACAGATCAAGGATTTATCTGAGAAGGCTTCGCAAATGGACCTCGCCCACATGAATAACCTGGATGCCAATGATCGAGTCAAGGATTTAGAGAAGGCGTGCGAAGACTTGAGACGACGGCTTAACGAGGAACGCGATTCCAAGACCAATTTCGAGGACTTGCTCTCTGGTCTTAAGAGCGAATTGCAAGAAGCCTGTAATGAAAGGGACAATCTTCGAGATGAAGTTGTACCCCAACTACGAGCCAGAGTGGAGGGGTTGGAAGCCGAAGCAGCTTCTTACGCTAACCTTACATATGAATCCACAAAGatgcaacatcaactacAATCCCTGAAGCAGGAAAACACGTCGCTTCGTAACTCACTCGGCCCAGATGACATTGCGTTGGCTAGGTCAAACACGGTGGCAGCCAGCTCTTTCAAGGCCAGAGGTCCAAGTGGTTTTGGTGGCTTGTCTAGGTCAGAGAGCGTTAAGCACCCTCAGTCAGAATCAAGGGAAGCCCTGGCGGAGCGATTAAAGGACGTGGAAGCCCAACGAGATGCCTTGCACAGTGCATTGAAGAATCTCCTTGAGAGGCAAGAATTCCAGACCCGCgaaaatgaaaagaaaatCAAGATTCTGGAGGCCGAGCGCCAACGGCTGATGCTAGAACCGCGGAAAGCAGGATTCGATAAAGAAATCTCCAGCTTGCGCACCGAGATCAATGTCCTGCGACGTCGTGCCGAAGATGCACTCGAACAAAAGTGGCAAGTGGAGAAGGGCTTGGGCGGTCTAAAGATGGACCTTGATAGAGCCGAGGAAGAGATTGCTTCCCTTCGCTCTTTGCTTCAAGAAAAGGATATTCTAATCCCTCCTTCACTGGCTCGATCCAGCGCCGCCAGTGGCACACTAAGTACTCCTGTTACCTCAGAATCTCTCCAGAAGGCCTATCAAGACCTGCGAAGCTCCTACTCCGAATCATTGGAGCGCATTAAGAAGCTGGAGCTTAACACAGGCGACGCCGCGTCCGACGAGAGGACTAAGCTTGCGATTGAGCGCCTGGAGCAGTCTCTTTCAGCAGCTGTTTCAGAGCGGGATGCCGCGCGACGACATTTGGATGGCCTAAAGACCCAAGTCAACGGATTGGCGGCTGGAGAATCTGAAAGCCTTAACAGGGAGAAGGCCTTATCCGAGGAACTGGGCGAGTCTGCTTTGCGTGTCGAACAGCTTGCTTCCCAAGTCCAGCAACAACTGGCTACTAACGCTGAGTTGCGACAGCGACTTACTGACACGGTTGCTCGAGGTGAATCCGACCGAAAACTGAACTCAGAACGGATTACCGAGCTGCAGGCACGCCTCCATGCCCTCGAGGAGCAGCTTGTCACGGCGCAGACCGCCTCCGAGGACCGAGTCGGTCGACACGAAGAGGAACTTAGCCAGCTTCGAGAAGCCCACAATGAGCAGCTTCGTCGCATCAACAGTGGTGCTGGCGTAGGCGTTACCGCCCGTAAGGGATCACTTTTGAACCCTGCGGCGTCAGCTGTCTTTGGGCGCTCTAGCCAAGTCATTCCGGCCAGGAGctttgaggaggaagttgaaatCAAGAATCTCCGAGCCCGCGTCGCAGAGCTCGAGAAGGCTCTTGCCGACGCTGAGAGCGAGATTCAGCAGGTCGTTTCTAAGATGAACGAAGCGCAGATTGAGGTCATGAACCTCCAGGAAGAGCGCGAGACAGCTGCTCGAGAGACGCGAAGACTCCAGAAGGCTCTGGAGGCGGCCAAATTGACACCACTGAGCGGACGAGCTTAA
- a CDS encoding DNA polymerase POL4 (similar to Cordyceps militaris CM01 XP_006673379.1), producing the protein MTLEQPSLSEKIDYFNRLKSFEDNGEDAFDVREEQDRLQLARFFHTRMSPAPQVHQKAADIDNQPAAKHLEDLTRSTASKPITIKATPQNLTRTRLNNLLDQDQDDTVVPDSNRPLTGRNTPLLRRLGSTDSPSNLMSKKRKRDSIQLRPEGEQILKGLSFYYIPNNDIAPARRLRINKAREFGALWTREIASATHVIVDKGIHYKDVEKVVAGKDVCVVSEEYPVDCIRFRALLDGRQKKYMLQGQPDVTVQEETAKEVTSSEESTTSLKIKPQHRDSRRWDFVPQLGTPLRSVEGTPAVEDSQPGDAGRESEKKGLDVDDELSGYILMMQEFKDLPLDNDDDDGRSVADHTEVPSDEEERISSGDEKKTRSGKKRVGQKDMRFEDRFACNQAGAQDAYQNNPNARTIEVLQSMANYYDRINDHWRTTGYRKAITTLKRQSSKITTEEEAFRLPHIGRRIAQKIEEIVTTNKLQRLEYAQDEPMDGSLQIFLQIYGVGTKLAQQWLAHGYRTLEDVKTKAKLNPSQRVGVEHFDDLNTRIPRREVEALGAVVRKTAARIDPQAELIIGGSYRRGSDSSNDIDFIVTKLGTDSVAQLRPFLNELVRTLEKEDFLTARLASFHTGGDGSKWHGCCVLPKTKGINDTDYRPIWRRIDFLLVPESEMGGALIYFTGNDIFNRSIRLLASKKGMRLNQRGLFKDVVRGPNRVRVTDGELVEGRDERRIFEILGVKWREPHERWC; encoded by the coding sequence ATGACGCTGGAACAGCCTTCTCTTAGCGAGAAAATCGACTATTTTAACCGGTTGAAATCATTTGAAGACAATGGCGAAGATGCATTTGACGTGCGCGAAGAACAAGACCGTCTGCAGCTTGCCCGATTCTTCCACACCAGAATGTCGCCCGCGCCTCAAGTCCATCAAAAGGCAGCAGACATAGATAATCAACCCGCAGCGAAGCACCTTGAAGATCTAACGCGATCAACTGCATCCAAACCAATAACTATAAAGGCGACTCCTCAGAATCTCACTCGCACGCgcctcaacaacctcctcgACCAGGACCAAGACGACACCGTAGTGCCGGACTCGAACCGTCCCTTGACGGGGAGGAATACGCCGTTGCTTAGACGCCTGGGAAGCACTGATTCACCTTCGAACCTGATGTCTAAGAAACGGAAACGCGATTCTATTCAACTCCGTCCAGAAGGAGAGCAGATTCTCAAGGGCCTTTCATTTTACTATATACCAAATAATGATATTGCACCCGCTAGAAGACTACGTATCAATAAAGCTCGTGAGTTCGGAGCTTTGTGGACGCGGGAGATAGCGAGTGCGACGCATGTCATTGTTGATAAGGGGATTCACTACAAGGACGTGGAAAAGGTTGTGGCCGGGAAGGACGTGTGTGTTGTGAGTGAAGAGTATCCTGTGGATTGTATTCGCTTTAGGGCGTTGCTGGATGGGAGGCAGAAGAAGTATATGCTCCAGGGGCAGCCTGATGTGACCGTGCAGGAGGAGACGGCGAAGGAGGTGACAAGTTCGGAGGAGTCGACAACGTCATTGAAGATTAAGCCTCAGCATAGGGATTCGAGGAGGTGGGATTTCGTGCCGCAGCTGGGGACGCCCTTGAGGAGTGTGGAGGGGACGCCAGCTGTGGAAGATTCGCAACCGGGGGATGCTGGGCGGGAGAGTGAGAAGAAGGggttggatgtggatgatgagttgTCGGGATACATTTTGATGATGCAGGAATTTAAGGACCTTCCGCTCGAtaatgacgatgacgatggtcGATCTGTGGCGGATCATACAGAGGTTCCGTCAGATGAGGAAGAGCGAATCTCGTCTggggatgagaagaagaccAGGTCGGGTAAGAAACGGGTTGGTCAGAAAGACATGAGGTTTGAGGATCGGTTCGCCTGCAATCAGGCTGGGGCGCAAGATGCGTATCAGAACAATCCGAATGCTAGGACGATTGAGGTTCTACAGAGCATGGCTAATTACTATGATCGAATCAACGATCACTGGAGAACAACGGGATACCGCAAGGCGATTACGACTTTGAAAAGGCAATCTTCCAAGATTACCACAGAGGAGGAAGCATTTAGGCTGCCGCATATTGGACGAAGAATTGCCCAGAAAATTGAGGAGATAGTCACGACAAATAAACTCCAGAGACTGGAGTATGCACAGGATGAACCGATGGATGGCTCTCTCCAGATATTCCTACAGATATACGGTGTGGGCACGAAGCTCGCTCAACAGTGGCTTGCTCACGGTTATCGAACacttgaagatgtcaagaCAAAGGCCAAGCTCAACCCTAGCCAACGAGTCGGGGTAGAGCACTTTGACGATCTTAACACCAGAATTCCTCGCCGTGAGGTAGAGGCTCTGGGGGCGGTTGTGAGAAAGACAGCGGCAAGGATTGATCCGCAGGCCGAGTTGATAATTGGCGGGAGCTACCGCAGAGGGTCTGACAGTTCAAATGACATCGACTTTATCGTGACCAAGTTGGGCACAGACTCGGTGGCACAACTGCGGCCGTTCTTAAATGAATTGGTTCGTAcgttggagaaggaggacTTCCTCACGGCACGCCTGGCATCGTTTCATactggcggtgatggcaGCAAATGGCACGGTTGCTGCGTCCTCCCGAAAACGAAGGGCATCAACGACACGGACTACCGGCCGATTTGGCGACGCATTGACTTTTTGCTTGTGCCGGAGTCGGAGATGGGTGGTGCGCTGATTTATTTTACGGGTAATGATATTTTTAATCGCAGCATACGGCTGCTGGCGTCGAAGAAGGGCATGCGCCTCAATCAGAGGGGGTTGTTCAAAGATGTGGTTCGGGGTCCGAATAGGGTTCGGGTTACGGACGGGGAATTGGTGGAGGGGAGGGATGAGAGGAGGATATTTGAGATACTGGGCGTGAAATGGCGAGAACCGCATGAACGGTGGTGCtga
- a CDS encoding peroxisomal membrane protein (PmpP24) (similar to Metarhizium acridum CQMa 102 XP_007809420.1) produces the protein MATTVEALKVALERIVLDPRYHDLLSLLKTARNGAVYGTKVRFPHALVMIFLFRSGTFRQKIALVLRATKKHATNLARFATIYKLTLLALKHWGPNPGKEGMCHFIFCTWKKSKTNLECANTGPYDTFIGGLLGGYIVFGQRSKRNGKISSVSQQIVIYIFARVALALARIAVKPGHGFPVVSKEPLHSQISYYAWPAFASLSWGMVMLLFKTHPEDLQSSLRSSMTYIYKDCDEWDGLRTLLWHNK, from the exons ATGGCGACGACCGTCGAAGCTCTCAAG GTTGCGCTGGAGCGCATCGTACTGGACCCGAGATATCATGATCTTCTCTCGTTGCTCAAGACTGCCCGCAATGGCGCCGTCTACGGAACCAAGGTTCGGTTTCCGCATGCACTGGT GATGATCTTCCTTTTCCGATCTGGAAC ATTCCGACAAAAGATTGCCTTAGTATTGAGAGCTACCAAAAAGCACGCCACTAACCTGGCCCGATTTGCGACGATATACAAACTGACTCTGCTCGCGTTGAAACACTGGGGGCCGAACCCCGGCAAGGAAGGCATGTGCCACTTTATATTTTGCACTTGGAAGAAGTCCAAAACTAACCTTGAGTGTGCCAATACAGGTCCCTACGACACCTTCATCGGAGGCCTTTTGGGCGGCTACATTGTATTCGGCCAAAGGTCGAAGCGCAACGGCAAGATCTCCTCGGTCAGCCAGCAAATCGTCATCTACATCTTTGCACGAGTCGCGCTGGCGCTGGCCCGCATCGCCGTCAAGCCCGGACACGGATTCCCCGTCGTCTCGAAAGAGCCTCTACATTCTCAAATCAGCTACTACGCCTGGCCGGCCTTTGCCTCCCTCTCCTGGGGCATGGTCATGCTGCTGTTCAAGACGCACCCCGAGGATCTGCAATCCAGCTTGCGAAGCAGCATGACGTACATTTACAAGGACTGTGACGAATGGGATGGCCTGAGGACGTTGCTGTGGCATAACAAATAG